A genomic stretch from Candidatus Methanosuratincola sp. includes:
- a CDS encoding MFS transporter, whose translation MPAPLEKPQLLRFYIAIAVFSTAFGIMSPAVPLYARLSLNANDWELGILGAVMAVPYVIGSVFFGRASDRVGRKPLLAGGLILYFSVVCAYTFTADILIFGALRCLEGIAFSSIWPSAEAFVADRSRSGGLDRQVGYYSVAWSAGYTAGPFLMGAVVSVGGLISAFLLASVLILSGLVTVLTIRMPRAARGQESDSRENWSPRPILGVVYVMVIWGFAMLTFYFLFPPYALSVGITASMAGYVVGSASGMRTLSFLLYERYLKRNSASMGMGLLLLSTLVGWAFPNIFGFLTMAVLFGSALGLLYAFALTRLLELPSKGAGAGIFEAAIGFGQFFGPVTMGYVGFLFGSGSIFLALSIVAAASLPVALRISLKR comes from the coding sequence ATGCCCGCCCCTTTGGAGAAACCGCAGCTGCTCCGATTTTACATTGCTATAGCTGTGTTTTCGACAGCATTTGGGATAATGTCCCCTGCGGTTCCGCTGTACGCAAGGTTATCGCTCAATGCCAACGACTGGGAGCTCGGGATATTGGGCGCGGTGATGGCGGTTCCATATGTCATCGGCTCGGTCTTTTTTGGGCGGGCGTCTGACAGAGTGGGGAGAAAACCCCTGCTTGCAGGCGGACTGATCCTGTACTTTTCCGTGGTCTGCGCTTACACCTTCACAGCGGACATCCTGATTTTCGGGGCGCTCCGCTGCCTCGAGGGGATTGCGTTCTCCTCGATTTGGCCGTCCGCAGAGGCATTCGTCGCAGACAGGAGCAGATCAGGGGGTCTGGATCGCCAGGTCGGATACTACAGCGTCGCCTGGAGTGCAGGCTACACCGCAGGGCCATTTCTCATGGGCGCAGTCGTCTCCGTGGGGGGGCTGATCTCTGCTTTTCTTCTAGCTTCAGTACTGATCCTCTCAGGACTTGTTACCGTCCTGACGATCAGGATGCCGCGAGCCGCGCGCGGACAGGAATCTGACTCCAGGGAAAACTGGAGCCCACGCCCCATTCTGGGGGTAGTCTATGTAATGGTCATCTGGGGGTTTGCCATGCTGACCTTCTACTTCCTCTTCCCGCCCTACGCCCTGAGCGTGGGCATTACTGCCTCGATGGCGGGATACGTTGTTGGCAGCGCAAGTGGGATGAGGACTCTGTCTTTCCTGCTGTACGAGCGTTACCTGAAAAGGAATTCAGCCTCTATGGGGATGGGGCTCCTCCTTCTCTCTACACTCGTAGGTTGGGCCTTCCCGAACATCTTTGGCTTCTTAACGATGGCGGTTCTATTCGGTTCTGCCCTGGGATTGCTCTATGCTTTTGCGCTGACCCGCCTCCTCGAACTGCCCTCAAAGGGCGCGGGGGCGGGCATCTTCGAAGCCGCAATAGGATTCGGTCAGTTCTTCGGCCCTGTGACTATGGGTTACGTTGGCTTCCTTTTCGGGTCTGGATCGATATTCCTTGCGCTGTCCATTGTCGCGGCAGCCTCGCTTCCTGTAGCGCTGAGGATCAGCCTTAAGCGATGA
- a CDS encoding thioredoxin family protein: MALTKITSSELEELISLGRRFVAIFSTSWCGFCRSLVKEIERKAGGCEVAVVDISDDSDPAWEKYNINMVPTALLFNGGREVARKSPRRDGLSFTDIRELLEQA, encoded by the coding sequence ATGGCGCTGACAAAGATAACCAGTAGTGAGCTTGAAGAACTTATCTCTTTAGGGAGGAGGTTCGTTGCCATCTTCAGCACAAGCTGGTGCGGATTCTGCAGGAGCCTTGTCAAAGAAATTGAGAGGAAGGCGGGCGGGTGCGAGGTTGCTGTAGTCGACATCTCCGATGATTCAGACCCTGCATGGGAGAAATACAATATAAACATGGTCCCGACGGCTTTGCTCTTCAACGGAGGGCGCGAGGTCGCGAGGAAAAGCCCGAGACGGGATGGTCTGAGCTTTACCGACATCAGGGAGCTGCTTGAGCAGGCTTAG
- a CDS encoding type II secretion system F family protein, which translates to MLRNLGKNTPLLLALISVVVAFGTLAAELLLDVDVLFIFPTIGVLVITVSLTMVVALRGRLYLGTREPFALKHFDETKEKEKQKKEGDRRYLRILSSTMGEQPLINFIAKTLEGSVKEEIPKALMFLNPAVYSKFYSALFFITLAALMPSGVVLFLVLRNPLALLLVLSPFLIVLLPIMEVKVKISNRKSDTGNEFPFFMVYAATIQAAGLSLFSALDRLAEWRILPKIKREALVVKRDYMFFSHNPLAAIENVAKQHPDENVKTIFLGYTSVLRSGGDLVVYLNSKVKDGLASVIEKWRRYAESASTLGEISLSVFLMFPSLLIAMSVAFASDYSVVMMQLYGYLVLPLLGGFMIFGIHFSQPRFYDSYDMSRALTIAIIVAAGFGAATFLLIQPVSYWLASTLLIFSVITGAEYLREQSEISKVERALPNFLRDITEMMKIGYDISQALINLSKQRQYNKVFDRLLKRVSEHLEMNMPLRRIAETMAVRSWLCRYTFFILSEVVDTGGGTPEVLENLTGFVNSVVLEKSKAKSTTRTYSFLGYATPAFLSAVMVFMANMLFPSLGSMSFGSTPIAVMPNAATLTLIADTGMMVVVLTAFVVGLLIAKIVDMSVYATYHSAIALVICFVSFTFIR; encoded by the coding sequence ATGCTGCGCAACCTGGGCAAGAACACGCCCCTCTTACTTGCGTTGATATCTGTAGTAGTGGCTTTTGGCACCCTTGCAGCCGAGCTGCTGCTTGACGTGGACGTCCTCTTCATATTCCCCACGATAGGTGTGCTGGTGATTACAGTATCCTTGACGATGGTAGTGGCACTCCGGGGGCGCCTCTACTTGGGGACAAGGGAGCCTTTCGCGCTCAAACATTTCGATGAGACAAAGGAAAAAGAGAAACAGAAGAAGGAGGGCGACAGGAGATACTTGCGGATCCTCTCCTCAACGATGGGAGAGCAGCCACTAATTAATTTCATAGCAAAAACACTAGAGGGTTCTGTGAAGGAAGAGATACCCAAAGCGCTGATGTTCCTGAACCCTGCCGTGTATTCCAAGTTCTACAGCGCCCTCTTCTTCATAACGCTCGCTGCATTGATGCCTTCAGGGGTAGTGCTCTTCCTGGTTCTCAGGAACCCCCTTGCACTCCTCCTCGTCCTATCACCGTTCCTGATCGTGCTGCTGCCAATAATGGAAGTGAAGGTAAAGATCTCGAACAGGAAGAGTGATACCGGAAACGAGTTCCCGTTCTTCATGGTCTACGCTGCCACAATACAGGCGGCGGGCCTCTCCCTGTTCAGCGCCCTCGATAGGCTAGCCGAGTGGAGGATACTCCCGAAAATAAAGCGGGAGGCGCTCGTTGTGAAAAGGGACTATATGTTCTTCTCCCACAACCCGCTAGCGGCGATCGAGAACGTCGCGAAGCAGCACCCGGACGAAAACGTCAAGACGATCTTCCTAGGCTACACCTCCGTCCTCAGGAGCGGGGGCGACCTGGTCGTCTACCTCAACTCTAAGGTGAAAGACGGGCTCGCGTCGGTGATCGAGAAGTGGAGGCGCTACGCCGAGTCGGCAAGTACGCTGGGCGAGATCTCTCTCTCGGTCTTCCTTATGTTCCCGTCACTGCTCATCGCCATGTCTGTGGCATTTGCGAGCGACTACAGCGTTGTGATGATGCAGCTGTACGGATACCTGGTCCTTCCGCTTCTGGGCGGCTTCATGATCTTCGGGATACACTTCTCCCAGCCCAGGTTCTACGACTCTTATGACATGAGCAGGGCCCTCACAATCGCCATCATTGTCGCGGCCGGTTTCGGTGCCGCAACCTTCCTCCTGATCCAGCCGGTGTCGTACTGGCTTGCATCAACGCTTCTGATCTTTTCAGTTATCACCGGGGCCGAGTATCTTAGGGAGCAGAGCGAGATATCCAAGGTCGAGAGGGCCCTGCCGAACTTCCTCAGGGATATAACCGAGATGATGAAGATTGGGTACGACATAAGCCAGGCGCTGATCAACCTCTCAAAACAGCGCCAGTACAACAAGGTCTTCGACCGCCTTCTGAAGAGGGTCTCGGAGCACCTTGAGATGAACATGCCCCTCAGGCGTATCGCGGAGACTATGGCTGTGAGGAGCTGGCTCTGCAGGTACACCTTCTTCATCCTAAGCGAAGTAGTCGACACCGGTGGTGGCACGCCCGAGGTGCTCGAGAACTTGACCGGCTTTGTCAACAGCGTAGTGCTGGAGAAATCCAAGGCAAAGAGCACCACCCGGACCTACTCTTTCCTCGGGTATGCGACACCCGCTTTCCTCTCCGCAGTCATGGTCTTTATGGCAAACATGCTCTTCCCCTCGCTGGGCAGCATGTCATTCGGCTCAACACCCATCGCCGTGATGCCCAACGCGGCAACCCTTACCCTTATAGCGGATACTGGCATGATGGTGGTAGTGCTCACCGCATTCGTGGTTGGCCTCCTGATAGCAAAGATTGTTGACATGAGCGTCTACGCGACATACCACTCTGCAATAGCGCTCGTGATATGCTTCGTCTCGTTCACGTTCATCAGATGA
- a CDS encoding nickel-dependent hydrogenase large subunit produces the protein MHVNENEVILDTNELRLIEGHGRLTVRLSGSRIEAEFRNLEGPRFLTSYLRGKPAEMAPLVASRICGLCYTAHSINAAEAVEEALGITPNEEVVELRRLLYLANNLRSHMMHLLFLSLPPIKGLISVLRLREKDLVAAGTRLLSTSTQLIEYWGGRSVHVPNVVVGGFGALVRGRELMESIKKLESLKGDAKLFVEHVLEMELPELERFRTMLSLKAETYPTYAREAPLAVNDGSTITDEEYVSELEEVVREYSTSKHAYFRGSEATVGALPRIMLNRRKLKPEAREYAERIEWRINPFLMVKAQAVELMHYLEEIIETGERLSETTIVPNGFPSPGIGKKAQVNPCFSDRDGKGIAIAEAPRGTLCHVCEIEGGLIKDYRVYTPTAVNSKSIEVDSVEMVKKFRPLGSEKLKYVLEDLVRCYDPCLSCAVSLDFLSDR, from the coding sequence ATGCATGTAAATGAAAACGAAGTGATCTTGGACACGAATGAGCTCAGGCTCATCGAAGGGCACGGCAGGCTCACGGTGAGGCTCTCAGGGAGCAGGATAGAGGCAGAGTTCCGCAACCTCGAAGGGCCAAGGTTCCTAACATCGTACCTGAGGGGGAAGCCCGCTGAGATGGCGCCTCTGGTGGCATCCAGGATATGCGGCTTGTGCTACACCGCCCACTCGATAAATGCGGCTGAGGCGGTCGAGGAGGCGCTCGGCATCACACCGAACGAGGAGGTCGTCGAACTGAGGCGGCTCCTTTACCTTGCGAACAACCTGAGGAGCCACATGATGCACCTGCTCTTCCTTTCCCTGCCACCGATCAAGGGGCTCATAAGCGTGCTGCGGCTGAGAGAAAAGGATCTGGTGGCTGCAGGCACAAGGCTGCTGTCGACCTCGACCCAGCTGATCGAGTATTGGGGCGGCAGGTCGGTGCACGTCCCGAATGTGGTGGTCGGCGGATTCGGTGCCCTCGTAAGGGGGAGGGAGCTGATGGAGTCCATAAAGAAACTCGAGTCCCTGAAGGGGGACGCCAAGCTCTTCGTGGAGCATGTTCTGGAAATGGAGCTCCCCGAACTCGAGAGGTTCAGGACGATGCTGTCTCTGAAGGCGGAAACCTACCCGACATATGCCAGAGAAGCCCCCCTGGCGGTCAACGACGGATCAACAATAACTGACGAGGAGTATGTCAGTGAGCTCGAAGAGGTGGTGAGGGAATACTCGACTTCGAAGCATGCATATTTCAGGGGCTCGGAGGCGACGGTCGGCGCCCTGCCGAGGATAATGCTCAACAGGAGGAAGCTCAAACCGGAGGCGAGGGAGTATGCCGAAAGGATCGAGTGGAGGATAAACCCATTCCTCATGGTCAAAGCACAGGCGGTCGAGTTGATGCACTACTTGGAAGAGATCATTGAGACGGGTGAGAGGCTATCCGAAACCACGATCGTCCCAAATGGTTTCCCCAGTCCGGGGATCGGCAAGAAGGCGCAGGTGAACCCGTGCTTCAGTGATAGGGACGGAAAGGGTATTGCGATCGCCGAAGCCCCCAGGGGGACGCTCTGCCACGTCTGCGAGATAGAGGGCGGGCTGATCAAGGACTACAGAGTCTACACGCCGACGGCTGTTAACTCAAAGAGCATTGAGGTGGACTCTGTTGAGATGGTGAAGAAGTTCAGGCCCCTAGGCAGTGAAAAGCTGAAGTATGTCCTTGAGGACCTCGTCAGGTGTTACGACCCTTGCCTTTCGTGTGCGGTCAGCCTGGACTTCCTTTCCGACCGGTAG